In one Pseudodesulfovibrio tunisiensis genomic region, the following are encoded:
- the mutM gene encoding bifunctional DNA-formamidopyrimidine glycosylase/DNA-(apurinic or apyrimidinic site) lyase, whose translation MPELPEVEVIARGLDRSLKGRTISGADVPGLTRLSDSAERIVSLSCGRGVGRVYRRGKALLMELDGGVVLGFHLRMTGRIVHGPARAATSHDRIFLCLDDGSRLMFSDARKFGYVRAFGPGELESWDFLQRLGPEPLETPARELARRVASRKAGIKGLLLNQSVVAGVGNIYADESLFRAGIHPEAKADRLGMDRLERLFSELQGVLRQAIAENGSSIRDYVNADGDAGAFQNSFRVYGRKGCPCTCCNTPLQARTVAGRTSTFCPHCQCLKPGK comes from the coding sequence ATGCCAGAACTGCCGGAAGTTGAAGTCATCGCCAGAGGGTTGGACCGTTCCCTCAAGGGCAGGACGATCTCGGGCGCGGATGTGCCGGGATTGACCCGGCTCTCGGATTCGGCCGAGCGCATTGTTTCCCTGTCCTGCGGGCGCGGGGTGGGCCGCGTGTATCGCCGGGGCAAGGCCCTGCTCATGGAATTGGACGGCGGTGTGGTGCTCGGATTCCATCTGCGCATGACAGGCCGCATCGTGCATGGCCCGGCGCGTGCCGCCACAAGCCATGACCGCATCTTCCTTTGTCTGGATGACGGGTCGCGGCTCATGTTTTCGGATGCGCGCAAGTTCGGCTATGTCCGGGCGTTTGGCCCGGGTGAGCTTGAATCATGGGATTTTCTGCAACGTCTCGGCCCGGAACCGCTGGAGACTCCGGCTCGGGAGCTGGCCCGTCGCGTGGCCAGTCGCAAGGCCGGAATCAAGGGACTGCTCCTGAACCAGTCCGTGGTGGCCGGGGTGGGCAACATCTATGCGGACGAGTCCCTGTTTCGCGCTGGCATTCATCCCGAGGCCAAGGCCGACAGGCTGGGCATGGACAGGCTGGAGCGGCTGTTCTCGGAATTGCAGGGCGTGCTGCGGCAGGCCATTGCCGAGAACGGCAGCTCGATCCGGGACTACGTGAACGCGGACGGCGATGCCGGGGCGTTCCAGAACAGCTTTCGCGTGTATGGTCGCAAGGGCTGTCCGTGCACCTGCTGCAACACGCCGCTTCAGGCGCGCACGGTCGCGGGCCGGACCTCCACGTTCTGTCCGCACTGCCAGTGCCTGAAGCCCGGAAAATAG
- a CDS encoding tRNA1(Val) (adenine(37)-N6)-methyltransferase, producing MIEQARNRFPRGLAQPEGGYRFSLDSLLLACFCQPGAKGEGADIGAGCGVVGLGLLLRHERVRLVAVECDSASVECARANGALLGLEDRFSVERADVAEWRPQGVLDFVVANPPYRELGRGRASRGEERKAARFEAEGNFDAFAACAARALKARGKFCFVHLPERLPALMAGLDRAGLEPKRMRLVHSRIHEPAKIVLMEARKQGGPGMAVEPPLALYKGTGQDTAMTEQALDFCPYLRCNA from the coding sequence ATGATCGAACAGGCCCGGAACCGTTTCCCGCGTGGACTGGCCCAGCCCGAGGGCGGATACCGCTTCTCGCTGGATTCCCTGCTGCTGGCGTGCTTTTGTCAGCCCGGAGCAAAGGGCGAGGGCGCGGATATCGGAGCCGGGTGCGGCGTGGTCGGGCTCGGACTGCTGCTGCGTCATGAGCGGGTACGGCTTGTTGCCGTGGAATGCGATTCCGCTTCCGTGGAGTGCGCCCGGGCCAACGGCGCGCTTCTGGGGCTGGAGGACCGGTTTTCCGTGGAGCGGGCGGATGTGGCCGAGTGGCGGCCGCAAGGCGTGCTGGATTTCGTGGTGGCCAACCCGCCGTATCGGGAGCTTGGGCGCGGCAGGGCGAGCCGGGGCGAGGAACGCAAGGCCGCGCGGTTCGAGGCGGAAGGAAATTTCGACGCATTTGCCGCCTGTGCTGCCCGTGCGCTCAAGGCCAGGGGAAAATTCTGCTTCGTGCATCTGCCGGAACGGCTGCCTGCGCTCATGGCCGGGCTGGATCGGGCCGGGCTGGAGCCCAAGCGCATGCGACTGGTGCACAGCCGAATCCACGAGCCCGCGAAGATCGTACTCATGGAGGCGAGAAAACAGGGCGGTCCCGGCATGGCTGTCGAGCCGCCTCTGGCACTGTACAAGGGAACCGGGCAGGATACGGCCATGACGGAACAGGCCCTTGATTTCTGCCCGTATCTGCGGTGCAATGCCTGA
- the murJ gene encoding murein biosynthesis integral membrane protein MurJ, whose protein sequence is MTEHGRKIARNASVVAGATLISRGLGFVRDIIVAFALGAGVFADAFFVAFRIPNLLRRLFGEGSLTMAFIPVFSRIREEQGEEAAREMARSAMIWLCVILTGVTVVVELLAGPLTYAIAPGFAKNPEQFGVTVDLVRICFPYVIFICGVALCMGILNASDHFLGPALAPCLLNVALISAALLGYFMGWNVAYAMAFGVLVGGAAQFLMQQPFLHARGFRWRGAWSWRNPGVARMGVLMLPTVFGAAVYQLNILLGTLLASFLPVGSVSYLYYADRLVQFPLGVFGIAVSTAALPSLAKLAVEKRFDEFDSALSSALSLTLFIALPAAAGLVALADPLIGLLFQRGAFSAEAVQATGSALIAYSAGLPFIALSRPLVAAFYALEDTRTPVRIAVACLVANIGLGAWLMFPLAHVGLALAVSASSLLNFLLLALCLRRRRKGGLPGLSGVIRIVALSALIGVGAHASAAWSFWWVVCIPGWVVAYIVAARMLGMEEAVVFVDMFRSRLRRRQA, encoded by the coding sequence GTGACCGAACACGGACGAAAAATCGCCAGAAATGCCTCGGTTGTGGCCGGGGCGACCCTGATTTCCCGGGGCTTGGGGTTTGTTAGAGACATCATCGTGGCCTTTGCCCTTGGGGCGGGCGTGTTCGCGGACGCGTTCTTCGTGGCCTTTCGCATCCCGAATCTGCTGCGGCGGCTGTTTGGCGAAGGGTCGCTGACCATGGCCTTCATCCCGGTTTTTTCGCGCATCCGGGAAGAACAGGGCGAGGAAGCGGCGCGGGAGATGGCCCGTTCCGCCATGATCTGGCTGTGCGTGATCCTGACCGGGGTGACCGTGGTCGTGGAACTGCTGGCCGGGCCGCTCACCTATGCCATTGCCCCGGGGTTTGCGAAGAATCCCGAACAGTTCGGCGTGACCGTCGACCTTGTCCGCATCTGTTTTCCCTATGTGATCTTCATCTGCGGGGTGGCCCTGTGCATGGGCATTCTCAATGCCTCGGATCATTTTCTGGGACCTGCGCTGGCTCCGTGCCTGCTCAATGTGGCCCTGATCTCGGCTGCGCTGCTCGGGTATTTCATGGGCTGGAACGTGGCCTATGCCATGGCCTTCGGCGTGCTGGTCGGCGGTGCGGCCCAGTTCCTCATGCAGCAGCCGTTTCTGCACGCACGGGGGTTTCGCTGGCGCGGGGCGTGGTCGTGGCGCAATCCGGGCGTGGCGCGCATGGGCGTGCTCATGCTGCCCACGGTGTTCGGCGCGGCCGTCTATCAGCTCAACATTCTGCTCGGCACCCTGCTGGCGTCGTTTCTGCCCGTGGGAAGCGTATCCTATCTGTATTATGCGGATCGGCTGGTCCAGTTTCCGCTGGGCGTGTTCGGCATTGCCGTGAGCACGGCGGCCCTGCCGAGTCTGGCAAAACTGGCCGTGGAAAAGCGGTTTGACGAGTTCGATTCCGCGCTGTCGTCGGCCCTGTCCCTGACCCTGTTCATCGCCCTGCCTGCGGCGGCCGGGCTGGTCGCGCTTGCCGATCCCCTGATCGGCCTCCTGTTCCAGCGCGGGGCATTCAGCGCCGAGGCCGTGCAGGCCACGGGAAGCGCCCTGATCGCCTATTCCGCGGGCCTGCCGTTCATTGCCCTGTCCCGGCCGCTGGTGGCCGCGTTCTATGCCCTTGAGGACACGCGCACCCCGGTGCGCATTGCCGTGGCCTGCCTCGTGGCGAACATCGGGCTGGGCGCGTGGCTCATGTTTCCGCTGGCCCATGTGGGGCTTGCTCTGGCCGTGAGCGCGTCGTCCCTGCTGAATTTCCTGCTGCTGGCCCTGTGCCTGCGCCGACGGCGCAAGGGGGGCCTGCCCGGGCTGTCCGGCGTGATCAGAATCGTTGCGCTCAGTGCGCTGATCGGTGTCGGGGCGCATGCGTCCGCGGCATGGTCGTTCTGGTGGGTGGTCTGCATTCCGGGCTGGGTGGTCGCCTACATTGTCGCGGCGCGCATGCTCGGCATGGAAGAGGCGGTGGTGTTCGTGGACATGTTCCGGTCGCGCTTGCGGCGGAGGCAGGCATGA
- a CDS encoding AAA family ATPase — protein MIRKIILENFMAHAMTEIELDSGVTALTGPNNTGKSAVVEALRCVASNPAPRHFIRHGAREARVTVELDDGTRVVWIRKKRSPGYELWKAGAEEPEEFWKLGRGKVPEEIREALRLDAVELENGGRDVDVHVGNQREPVFLLNRPDSDTAAFFAASTESAHLLAMQNALKRRTQEARREEQRLEQRRVEVEADLDALALLPDINLVMERARECRARLDRLGREIPALEQLLARRGSLVAELEKRNRIAEVLDGVTMPPDTAPTRGLDDLLGRMERVGRGLDHARNVRVALDSLAPLPQPGSTQPLARFLEHMTALQSALQTAKDRKAPLQELLPVPELPRTGQLSGLVDEMLALQCRMRRLKRQGAALGKIAEPPVPTADGGLDELARNLASLRATRNRVQDELVGVDAELAGVRAEVERAVERMGKCPTCGRDMTASDLLDRGGCHD, from the coding sequence ATGATCCGCAAAATCATTCTGGAAAACTTCATGGCCCACGCCATGACCGAGATCGAGCTCGATTCCGGGGTCACGGCCCTGACCGGCCCGAACAACACGGGCAAGTCCGCGGTTGTGGAGGCGTTGCGGTGCGTGGCCTCCAATCCCGCACCCCGGCATTTCATCCGCCACGGCGCCAGGGAAGCACGGGTCACGGTGGAACTGGACGATGGTACGCGCGTGGTCTGGATCCGCAAAAAGCGCAGCCCGGGCTACGAGCTGTGGAAGGCCGGGGCCGAAGAGCCCGAGGAATTCTGGAAGCTCGGCCGGGGCAAGGTGCCGGAGGAAATTCGCGAGGCCCTGCGGCTGGACGCAGTGGAGCTGGAAAACGGGGGCAGGGATGTGGACGTGCACGTCGGCAACCAGCGCGAGCCCGTGTTTCTGCTCAACCGTCCGGATTCGGACACGGCCGCGTTCTTTGCCGCATCCACGGAAAGCGCGCATCTGCTGGCCATGCAGAACGCGCTCAAGCGGCGTACGCAGGAGGCCAGACGCGAGGAGCAGCGGCTGGAACAGCGGCGTGTCGAAGTCGAGGCCGATCTTGATGCGCTTGCCTTGCTGCCGGACATCAATCTGGTCATGGAACGTGCCCGGGAATGCCGCGCCCGGCTGGATCGGCTCGGACGCGAAATACCGGCTCTGGAACAGCTTCTGGCCCGTCGTGGCAGTCTGGTTGCGGAGTTGGAGAAGCGCAACCGCATCGCCGAGGTGCTGGATGGCGTGACCATGCCGCCGGACACTGCGCCCACGCGCGGGCTGGACGATCTGCTTGGCCGGATGGAGCGTGTCGGGCGCGGTCTGGATCATGCCCGGAACGTGCGTGTGGCTCTGGATTCGCTGGCTCCGCTGCCGCAACCCGGTTCCACGCAGCCTCTTGCCCGGTTTCTGGAGCACATGACTGCGCTGCAATCCGCCCTGCAGACCGCAAAGGACCGCAAGGCTCCGTTGCAGGAGCTTCTTCCTGTCCCGGAACTGCCGCGCACGGGGCAACTTTCCGGTCTTGTTGATGAAATGCTTGCCTTGCAATGTCGGATGCGTCGTCTGAAGCGACAGGGAGCAGCCTTGGGGAAGATTGCGGAACCGCCTGTGCCGACTGCGGATGGCGGTCTGGACGAACTGGCCCGGAATCTGGCGTCCCTGCGTGCGACCCGGAATCGGGTGCAGGACGAGCTGGTCGGAGTGGATGCGGAACTGGCAGGCGTGCGCGCCGAGGTGGAGCGGGCCGTGGAGCGCATGGGCAAATGTCCGACCTGCGGGCGCGACATGACCGCAAGCGACCTGCTGGACCGGGGAGGCTGCCATGATTGA
- a CDS encoding Hsp20/alpha crystallin family protein codes for MVMDFNTLYNFPFRFDRLIDEFFKSPEAEGRRLAYPPLNLSSDDANFYVRAEIPGVDIKDIELTLTDKTLVIKGERQTEQGRYYRQERPAGVFHRVVTIGAAVDREKVSASMTNGVLTVVLPKSEQVKPRTISIEAA; via the coding sequence ATGGTGATGGATTTCAATACGTTGTACAACTTTCCCTTCCGCTTCGACAGGCTGATCGACGAATTCTTCAAATCGCCGGAAGCCGAAGGCCGAAGGCTGGCGTACCCTCCGCTCAACCTGAGCAGCGACGACGCCAACTTCTACGTCCGGGCCGAAATTCCGGGCGTGGACATCAAGGACATAGAGCTGACGCTCACGGACAAGACCCTGGTCATCAAGGGGGAACGCCAGACCGAACAGGGCCGATACTATCGGCAGGAACGCCCGGCCGGAGTTTTCCACAGGGTCGTGACCATTGGCGCAGCCGTGGATCGCGAAAAGGTCTCCGCCAGCATGACCAACGGCGTGCTCACCGTGGTCCTGCCCAAGAGCGAACAGGTCAAGCCCCGGACAATCAGCATCGAAGCCGCGTAA
- a CDS encoding metallophosphoesterase family protein, with amino-acid sequence MIDAVTGNGLFLVADPHLADTSPGQRLDGYLEQILGKVEACLARARELDMVPVFLGDLFHWPRDNSNRMLVELIRVFGEAAKTRMAWVLVGNHDKYQSRFTPDVSLAVLEAAGVIRLMKEQGEQFDLQTPQGRVRVCASPDGTPLPREYERDADCPATVLWVAHHNIRFPEFLDKAYGIREIPGVDWLVNGHIHRPQPTVRKGATIWANPGNITRLTFSRHTMERTPAAAVWTPGCEELERWEVPHLAFNEVFPDQDFPPEEHEAEGESRFIEGLERLAWRRTREGVGLRQFLSDNLSHETPEARLIWELYEEVVQGDEQ; translated from the coding sequence ATGATTGATGCGGTAACCGGAAACGGCCTGTTCCTCGTGGCGGACCCGCACCTTGCGGACACGTCGCCGGGCCAGCGGCTGGACGGGTATCTGGAACAGATTCTGGGCAAGGTCGAGGCGTGTCTTGCGCGTGCCCGGGAACTGGACATGGTGCCCGTGTTTCTGGGCGACCTGTTTCATTGGCCCCGGGACAACTCCAACAGGATGCTTGTGGAACTGATCCGCGTTTTCGGCGAGGCTGCAAAGACGCGCATGGCGTGGGTGCTGGTGGGCAATCACGACAAGTACCAGTCCCGATTCACCCCGGACGTGTCCCTTGCCGTGCTCGAAGCCGCTGGCGTGATTCGGCTCATGAAGGAACAGGGCGAGCAGTTCGATCTGCAGACCCCGCAGGGCCGGGTGCGCGTGTGCGCCAGTCCGGACGGCACGCCTCTGCCAAGGGAATACGAGCGCGACGCGGACTGCCCGGCAACCGTGCTCTGGGTCGCGCACCACAACATCCGGTTTCCCGAATTTCTGGACAAGGCATACGGCATCCGCGAGATTCCGGGCGTGGACTGGCTGGTGAACGGTCATATCCACCGTCCCCAGCCCACGGTGCGCAAGGGCGCGACCATCTGGGCCAATCCCGGGAACATCACGCGCCTGACCTTTTCCCGCCACACCATGGAGCGCACCCCGGCCGCAGCTGTCTGGACCCCGGGCTGCGAGGAACTGGAACGCTGGGAAGTGCCGCATCTTGCGTTCAACGAGGTTTTTCCGGACCAGGATTTTCCGCCCGAGGAGCACGAGGCCGAGGGCGAATCCCGGTTCATCGAGGGACTGGAACGGCTGGCATGGCGACGCACGCGCGAGGGCGTGGGGTTGCGCCAGTTCCTGTCCGACAATCTTTCCCATGAAACACCTGAAGCCCGTCTGATATGGGAGCTTTACGAGGAGGTCGTTCAAGGTGATGAACAATAA
- a CDS encoding Hsp20/alpha crystallin family protein, giving the protein MNEVMKKEERAVPTYRPATDILEREDGFYIYMDMPGVDRQQLEIDLNGDELTVSAVTSMQLGENEHFSEMQFGNCEYRRVVSLSDIVDRERIKANLSDGVLELHLPKVERIQPKRIEITKG; this is encoded by the coding sequence ATGAACGAAGTAATGAAAAAGGAAGAACGGGCCGTGCCCACCTATCGCCCGGCCACGGACATTCTGGAACGCGAGGACGGATTCTACATCTACATGGACATGCCCGGCGTGGACAGGCAGCAGCTTGAGATCGACCTGAACGGCGATGAACTGACCGTGTCCGCCGTGACGTCCATGCAGCTTGGCGAAAACGAGCATTTTTCGGAAATGCAGTTTGGCAACTGCGAATACAGGCGGGTCGTTTCCCTGTCCGACATCGTGGACCGGGAACGGATCAAGGCCAATCTTTCGGATGGCGTGCTGGAACTCCACCTGCCCAAGGTCGAGCGCATCCAGCCCAAGCGCATCGAAATCACCAAGGGCTAG